In Fragaria vesca subsp. vesca linkage group LG5, FraVesHawaii_1.0, whole genome shotgun sequence, the genomic stretch TACGCATTTGATCCAAACTTAAAAGGAAAGGACCTCTAATATTTCAGAATTTATACAAACTAGCCTAACGAAATTAAGTCTGTTGCCTTCATAGACATATCTCCCAAAATGGCGCAAAGACACCTACTAATTTTTCCAATCCTTAAAACTGGTAAAGGTATTAAAAGAATCAGAGCTAGACACATCAGCTAATGTCACAGAACATTTCCAAAAAAAACACAATAATTAATAATAATAGTAAATAATAAATCCAATAAGCACTACTTTTCTTTTCAAATATAAAACTGAACAGTTAGTCCAATCAGTCAGTTAGACGACCCACTGTGAGTCAGCTAAATTATACAATAAATCCAAATGGAAGAATTTAGTTATAACTTATAAGTACTTGATCTCATAGTTTGAGTAAGTCATTAATAAACCTTCAATCATATATTCTTCAGTTTCTACAGGGATGATTAATATTATTTACAAGCATCAAATGTATAATAAGAAAACACACTGATTTAGTCCACAAAGGATATATGGAACTTACATGCCTGTCGAATCGACCGGGCCTGGTCAATGCTGGATCGAGAATATCAGGCAAGTTGGTTGCAGCCATCAGAATTATTCCCTACAGAACATATTGTTCAAATTTAAAATGAGCAGAAAGGAAACCAGGAATACGCCAAGATCTGTTATATACCTCATTCTGCTCGAAACCATCCATTTCAACCAGTAATTGATGCAGCGTCTTCTTCGTGTGGCCTTCCCATTGTTTCCGAGTGGATCCAACAGCATCTATTTCATCAATGAAAATGATGCAAGGAGCCTGTGAAAATGGGAAAAAAAAAATTATCAGAAACAATCAGACCGATGCACAAGCATAAGGCACTCACTTGGATGGCATCAATAAAGCGCATAATTTGAACAACTGAAGATCTGACCAGTTTCTTAAGAGAAGTAGAAAGAAAAATGCATATCATTGACTTCCAAGCATATAACTTCTTACAGTATTACCCAAGACTGTTCATCATTCTCTGTATGTTTTCTTCATATATCAGTGCCACCATTTAAATGCATGCAAAACAGTGCAAAGTCCATGACAAACCTTTTTCTTAGCTGCCTGAAATAAGGATCTTACACGCCGAGCACCAACTCCAACAAACCTGCACACAAAATAAGTACCTTGAGCTCCTAAAAGATTAATATGCAGGTAAATCAAGCAACATCAGTACACTTTCTCCATATTTCAAACACAAACAACAAAAATCAAATCTCAGTTTATCTCTTTTGGCAACAAAGAAAAGAACCCTCACATGGACAAAAAATGCTTAATCTTTGGAGAATGCCAATAAAGGTACATGAGTGCCCATTGACAAGCAAGCTGCCAAGTAACAGTCATAGACATATCTATTTCACTTTTTCATAATATGAACAGTAATAGCTAGGAATCTGTTGTACACTCAAAATGCTATCAAAGCCATACAACATGAAAACGATATTCAGGTTTAAGAAACAGTGAGTGGCCTCAAGAATGCTTTAAAGGTCATCCAAGATAGCACCACATGCTTGAAATCAACAAGTTCAACTCCCTAACATCCCAAAACCATTGACTACTCAAGCTTTATGACGTCCAAATAGTTAAACCACATGCTTGAAATGAATGAAATCTACAAGTCCAAATAGTCGAACCAATTTCGATATAACAGGCAAGTGGCTTACATAGCAAAAGAAACATGAAGACACAATCAGGTGTAAGAAACAGTGAGTGGCCTCAAGAATGCTTTAAAGTTCATCCATGATAGCAACCACATGCTTGAAATCAACAAGTTCAACTCCCTAACATTCCAAAACCATTGACTACACAAGCTTTATGAATCCAATAGTAAAACAAGTCAACTACTTATTGTAAACCAGAGCACAAGCTATACTACAAGAAGATTAAAATATGTTTACGATGAGTCCAGTGATCCTACAGTGACATCACTGCCATTTAAGGCAAGTTTTACGGAGATGGAAGAGAATACGATTCACAAGGGAATAATATTACATAAATGAGATATTAATCCTGATGTTGGAAACCATCATTTTAACGCCGTCATTACAACTATTATCTTTCGGTGATTCAAAACGGCTAAAAATGTAAGGTGTACAAGACGTGGATTAAATGAAGAAAAAAAAAATAATTATTGTTAACAGAGAACGCTACATATTTACGAAAGAAAATGTTTTTTTTTTCTTTTTCTGAAACTATTTAATTGCTTCAGCCCAAGGAGAAAAAATCATCAAAATTAAGAAATAAAGAAAAGAAAAAGGAAACCATTAATTTTTCACTATTCTACTAGACAGACAGAACTTAAAAGCATATAGAATGACTCACATTTCTTCAAACTCAGATCCTGCTCTATAGAAAAATGGTACCCCAGCTTCTCCGGCAATAGCCTGCATGGTCCAACATAGATCAAACATGACACAATCAATATTGAGTATTGCCTCCAGCAAAGCCTTCAAGATCTAACATGAACCTCCTTACCTTAGCAAGTAATGTCTTTCCTGTTCCTGGTGAACCTGTCAAAAGAATTCCCTGCAATAATAGGATGTGTCAATCTCAGTTTAACTATAAAAAGCAGATATTTGAAGGAAAAACAATTGTAAATGCCCAAAGTACATGTTTAGGAAACTACGAGGCGGATACAAGTTTAGTTTAAATAAAGTTATGGAAGGTAAATTCTCTGCCATGGCTACTTAAGTAGCAGGTCCATAGAAGGTCAAAATTCTAAGCAGATTGAGAAAACACAAGACTATGGAACTGAAAGTAACATGTACTCAAAAACTAACACAAACCTTTGGCAACTTGCCCCCAAGGCGGGTAAACTTAGTAGGATTTTTGAGGTACTCCACTACCTCCTCAAGCTCTTGCTTTGCATCATCACAACCTTTGACATCTTTAAATGTTTTAACATTCTACAACAAAACAAGATAAAAACAAGCCAGATCAGCCATGATTGATGTATATATATAAACCCACCACACCGAAAAAAGAGGTAACTGCTGCATTGATAACCCATTAGAAAACCAAAGACAACGTTTTCAAAGTTATCAGACAGTTCTTGGATAGTTCATATGGCATCCTCCACAACTTTCAGTGGACTACGAGATGAATTACAAGAATTAGACGGTTTCTTCTGTTGATTAACTTGGTTACATACAATTTTAATGAAACACAGATTTTCCTTTATATTTGGATCTGTTAATATACTAAAGAGCTATTCTGTTGATTCTTCTCACTTCGTTAAGAAATCTAAAGTCTTCAGTCTTCTTCTGTTGATAAACAAATGCTTACACAAGAGGGGGAGAAAGAGAGAGAGAGAGAGAGAGAGAGAGAGGTTCATTCAAAAACCAAGTGTATAGAAGTCTCAACTATCGCTAACACTCTGATTTCAGAATTTAATCATCTACCTTTTCTGGAATCACTTCTTTATTTAACTCCTTTGGGCTATAGGAAGAACTTGAGCCAACACCTGAAGCACCTATTCCACCCAAACTCCCTATGTACTTTTGGAGAGCAGCTGCACCCATAAACCTGCAAAAGAAGTCCCATATTTTACTAAAAGAAACAGTTCAACATTATAGGCAAACAGCAAGTTTTAAACTGCAAAAGAGAGACAAAGATACTAGAACTGTTAATTACTCACCAGACTAATCCAACCGCTACTGTGAACAAGATGGTTGAGATAAGCTCTTGAGTAAAACGAGATTTGTTTGATGCTTTAGGTTCAACCTAATACAGAGACATGTATTCAGTTAGAAATTAAAAGAAAAAATAGGAGAGAAACAGAAGGCATACAGAATAAACGTAAACAATGTATAAGAAAATAAGACAACATTCTTCTCTGTATAAGGCACCAATAATAAACTTTGGATGAAGACTTACCATCAAAACATGCAATGGTTGCTTTTCATTTATGCCAGGGTTGACAAAGGGTTCATCCATGTTGCCTGATGCACGCTGTTTTAGCTCTTGCAACTGCAGAAAAATTATCAGGTGAGCTGAATATATTACCCACAATAAAGAACACATCACTAGGAAAAGAGGAATGCAAAAGCATGTGAATGACAAACCTAAAAGAAATGCAAAGTACTGAGAAGGAAAAGGCAAAAAAAAAAAAAAAAAAACAACAAGAGCAAGTGAAAGTTGAAGAAATCAAATGTTGCAAAGGTAGGGTTAAGCTGTTAGGAGCAATAAAGTGGTTTGATCTATATTTACGTGGTTTGATCTATATTTACTCTGCGGGACATTAACTTTTGGGTTTAAGGATTTATTAATTTTTCTTTTTATTTAGTGTCTTCAGTACAAGGTCATTTTAGCAAAAACATGGGTAGGAAAATCCATCACAGATGGTACTGTTATACAAGAACCACCTTAACATCTAAAAATCAAATTTTCAGGAACAATCTTCCAATCAAACATGTAACACAAGCTATGTCAGTATGATATTTCAGGAGTGACACTATGAACCATTCCGACCTTCAAAAGGGAAAAGGATAGATTCGTTCAATCAAAATTTGGCAACCTTAGACAGTTTTAAGGATATAAGTATTATTAGTAGTTTTCTAAAAATGATAGATTCTTTTTCAGCTTATGAGGTTTGCAGCTCAATTAATCTTGTTCACTTTTGAAAGTTAGAGGACATACAACTATACAAATGCCAAAGCAATATGATGAGGATGGGATCAACCTTACGGTGATATACAACATGCGAAAGAGCCCACAGGCAAACTAAAAAAATAAAATGCAAGGCTACTTGATTACCAGTGAAGGAAGACTGGAAGGCTTTCCAGATTCATCGTTTGGAAGATATTCAGCTATAGCATCAGTAACTACAAGAGCTCGAAGATACTCTGCAACTCCTCTACTGTCTACAGCCTGATCCCTTTGTTCAAAGCGCTTGATGACAGACTCAGGACTGAAAGAGAATACTATTGCTCAGTTTCACACTTACCATCGCGAAGAATCATTAAATCACTTCAAGATATGATATAGGTTTGCATTTTTAAAATCACACCTTATTCTACTACCTCCATAAACATTGGAAGTAAAACTCATAAAGCTAGAGACTCTTAAATAATTAGTTACGAACTACATTCTCTTCTCATTTCCAATATATGTAGAACAAAATGCCAGAAATAGAACTTGGGCTAGTAAAGTGTTCCACCTTAATAATACACCAAGTTCACGGAGAAACACCAAGAGGCCAGTATGTATACAACAAGAACATGAAAATTCCACGCAGAATGAAACAATATATCCAAATATGATTCAGACAACCTTAAAATATAACTGCCTTAGCTCCCAGTCACACTCAAAATAATCATGAAAAATAAGTCCAACTACCCCTCTAATTCCTCCTCACAAACTACCCTCATGGAAAATGACATCACCCTTTAGCACCTATGCACCCTTGCACAATCCTTCCAAATGGTGCTATTCTATAACAATTTAACTAGAGGCTATCGAATCACTTCAACTTAGTTATCGTACCACACAACTAAACCAAACATAACACTTTAAAATTCACATTCAAAATATGTAGCTACGTAACCTGTGCTTATTGAGCTCAGCAAACAGAGCACTCTGCTTCACCGGGTCCTTAGGATCCGCATCGGCCTCGGCAATCAGCCTCTCCAACCGCTTCTCCTGCCTCCAAAACGGCCACCAACTGAACCATTCCGACGCCAACGCCTTCTCAACCCCTCTCCTCACACTCGCCCACAACCCAATGAAGAACACCACCATTGGTAACCTAACCCAACTCTTCTTCCCAACCAATCCCCCACTCTCCTCCACCACTCCCGCACTCTCCTCACCCCCAGACTCCACCTCCTCCTTCGCCTCAAGCTCCTCCCTTTCGGGGTTTTCGACACCGGTGCTCAAATCCTCGCCGTTAATTTCATCCAAGGTCGAGTCTTTACCGTCGGAATCCAAATGGGTGTCGGAAAAGCCCGGTTCTTGATCCAAATTCGCGTTCTCCGGTCGCAATGCGCAGGGAATCGACGTGTTCCGGCCGCTGAATCTCAAGTTTCTTGATGAGGAGACATTGAGATTGGGAACAAAGAGAAGACTACAATTACGAGAGAAGTGGAGACGTTTGAGTGAGGAAGAAGAAGAAGAAGAAGAAGAAGAAGAGAGGGTTGGAGTGAGTGGGAGGTTCAGGAGAAGAGAAGCTTGAAGAGTGGTCATTGTGATTAGGGTTTATGAGAAAGGGAGAAGAGAAGAGAGGTTGAGAGGCACAAAGGGGATTAAAGAGGAGGAGGAGAAGAAGAACCTTATCTTGGGATTGAAATTGGCGCCGGGTTGTTTATGTGGCTCTTCTCATTGGGTGTGACAGTATGACGATCTTCCCTTTTGTTTTCTTCTTGCTTTTTATCAAATTTTGGGATTTCTGATTTTTGGCATCCTAATTTAGCTAGGAGTTTGGTTGCCATCTCCAACAATTTTTTTTATACTAAAGACTTAAACTAAGAAACCTCTTGTGCGACCAACACTGAGGCCTAATTTGATACAACTTTGTTTTAAAATTAAAAAAAATCAGTTTTTATCCGAATTTTTAGATTTTATAGTGTTTGTTAAATGAAAGAAAAACAACTTTTTAAAAAAATTACATGTCATCGGCAACAGCTTTTAGAATCAATTTGAAAGTTACTTTTAAAAACAGCTGTCACTAAACACACTAGAAATTAAGAAATTTTATCTTTGCAGCACTTTTAAAACTAATATTTACCAAACACAAAACTGTTTTAATTCATAGTTGATTATTTTCGCAGTACAGCAGCAGTTCTTTTTAAAGTCACAGCAATACCAAACTAGCCCTAAAGAGGCCAAAATTTAAAAAAGCAGCAACCGCTGAGGGAAATTGAAAACTCAAGACTGAGGATGATCAGAAGCATGACCGTGACTGGCAACAACATCAGCAACGAAGTTTGCTTCCTGAAGCGTATGAGAAAAGGATATATGCTCAAAACCCATGGCAATATGTATGATGTCCTTCACGATCGAGTTAAGCTTCCAAGGAATACGGGTGGTGTCTTTGATGCAGTTGATGACAAATTATGAGTCTCCTTCAACAATTACTCTTGAGATTGAGACTTCGAGCAGAGAGAAGACCATCTCTAAGAGCAACCACCTCAGCTAAGGGACATTAGATTTCCATATTCTTCTGGTAGAGGCAATGAGAGGACAGCCAGAATCATCTCGTAAAACAAAATCTGAAGAAGCATTGGAGTTGTGTTGGAAGACAGACCCATCAAAGTTTAATTTGACATAGTCGGAAGGAGGAAGAGACCACTTGATGTTGTTTGAGTGACCTGCCACACAAGAGGAAGTGTTGGTTTGAGAGTTTAATCTTCTTGTGAAATCGGCTGCACCTGCTAATACTACATGGGGATAAAAAAAAATTAATTCCTGAAAATAACAAGAAGTGTTAATTTTGTCATCTCCAAAATTAAAAGTTGATACTTGATAGGATATTGAGATTCTTGTCCCAATATCCCAAATGTTAGAACTGAGTGATAGTGTTCATGCATGTCCCTAAGCCATAGACTATGGACTATAATGAAATATGTAACATACCACGTTTACACATCTTTGGAATGGAAAATAAAGTTTTTTTATTTTTTTGAAAATGCAATGCTTCAATAAGTGGTTTTCCAATAACTTATGTGCGTGATGGAATACATATGTAAAATATGAGGGTCTGATTTCAAAGCGTATAAACCTCTCAAAGGTTGGATGTCAAGTTTGGAGTATAGAGCTCCTTAACAAATAGGTGGAACAAAAAAATGCATTTGGTAAGAACATTCTAAAACAAGAGAAGGCCTTTTTTCTCTCTCTAAAAAACTTTTATCTGCCTTCTCTCTACTAAACCCACCCATCTAGATTTCATCTTCTCCTCCTCTTTCTTGCCTGATCTAGATTGCCGATCTGGATCTGTGGTTTGGGAGTTGGGGGAGAGATGAATCTCCAATTTTCCCTCTTCTTGAGGTTTGTTTCTTTGTTTTCCAGCAGTTTTTTCTGTATTTTCTCTATCATTTTGAGCGGTGCCTCTCGAATCTTGGCTCTGTTTCTGACCTTGTGGGTTTCGATGGTTCCAGAGCATTGGGTTTTTGGTTCTTTCTACTTTTATCGGCTTTACCATTAAAGGTTATCCTCTGCCAAGATCGGCGGTCCTCTTCGGTCGAATTCTTTTGAATCTGATCAATCCCAACCGGTTCCTCTCTTCTTCGGAAGTGATCGAACAATTGCTTATCTGTCTTGTACAGATGCCCGTCTAAGTGAGGTTTGCTCACTATCGCACTAGGTGATGCTTCAAGGATCTGTGTGCCTTACGGTGCATGTTTCTTTGGTCCTTTTCCGGATTACACCTACCTCCCTCTCCCATCCGATTCATTCGGGTTACAGGAGATTTGGTTCTTCGTTCATGACAGGTTTGGTTTGTTATAGTGAAGGTGATATCTGTATTAATCTTTGGAAATCTGATGGTTGGAGCTTTTGGGCTTGCATGGGTCTTTCCACTGTGTTTTTGATTTGGTTAAATTAGATTGATTCCTTACTTCGTACTCGAGGTGGTGTTGTGGTCTTGTCCCTCCCGTCAGACGTTGCAATTTTCTGGTTCTACTTTGTTGTTTTGTTTGCTTGAGACTTTTGAGCCATGTTCTAAGTTGTTTCACAGGAGGTTTTTGGGCCTCTGTGTATATTTATTTTAAGTTTAAATAAAATGTGTTGTTCTCTGTCAAAAAAAAAAAATTAACATTCTAAAACGACTTATAATATCATTTCTACAAACTTATAAGAAACTTCTTATAACAGCTACAAAAAGTATACTTAAATCGGAGGTAAACTCTACCCTAAATTAAAACCAACAAACTTTGTAACAATATGACATACACAAGCGCCCAGTACCATTTAGTCTAGCGACATAGTCGCTCTTTAGTAAGTGGGAGGTTATGAGTTCGACTCACGTAGTTGTAATATATGATTAAAAAAATAAAAAATATGACACAAGCATCTTTCCTTTTACCTTTAATGGAGAGGTTCTGATGAGGACTTTATAATGACGACCAAGTAAAAACTTTAAATAAACGGTCAAATATATATAATCATTATTATAAACTAATTAAGTCTTTATTAGACATGTTATCTTCCCTTAAACTTTCAAGAAGGCTTGCTTAGGCGCAAGGCTTTCAATTAAAAACACAAAAGTTGCACAAGCATTCCTTACCTTGTAAAAAGGGGGACATGTATATCACTAGCTTAGCTAGTTTAGTATAGTAAACAAAGTTTGAGAGGTTGTGGTACTTGTTCTTTTCAACTGAATAGTTAGAGCAAACATACAACATAACAACATATACGATCACGATTACAAACCCTAAAGCTCTCGCACTCTCTCTCTGCCTCATCGCCGCCAAGCACACAAATCCACATATTTTCCTGTCCGGCAGCGCTTTTAGATGGTTGGTGTTGGCCTTGCAATCTCAAGTGTTGTCGGACGGGTATTCAATGCAGGGCGAGGGTTTTTCCATGGGATGATCACACTCGGAGTTTAGGCTGTAGCCATAAGTTCACAATCTTCATCTCCCTTTTACGGCATGGTGGAGGCTAACCCGACTCTTCTGGGTCTATGGTGACGTGATGGCGAACCGAATTAGGCCAAGACGACGTGGCAAGTGGCGGCAAAGATTGGTTGCGTGTCAGGTGGTGTAGATCAACTGTGAAGAATGTGATGTTCTACGACATGTCGTTTTTCTAGGTTTGGGCAAGACTTTGGTTTGCATGTTTAGACTCTATCGATGATGCATCTCTTAGAAGCTCGTGGGCTTATAATGGAGGGCTGCTCCGTTTGGGCCTAATAAAAAGGGCTGCTCCTTGGGGCCTACTCAATGCGGGATGCTTTCTTTGGGCCTAGTCAATGGGGCTGGCACTATTGGTCCAAAAAAATGTTTTATTTTCATTAGTTTTTCTATTTTCTAGTTGGGACTTTTATTTTCCCTTTACAAATAAGCTTACTCGTGGCAAGATTGAACTCTAAAGGCCTGTCCGGTAACGTTTTTGAAAACGATTTTCAAAAAAGATTTTTAAAAATAAAAATGACAAAATGAGATTGTTATTTTCTACTTCGGAAGTGTATTCGGTACTTTATTCTGAAAAATATTTTTCATATTTTTTGGACTAGGAAAATGAAAAAGTGAAAACGGCAAATTGATGTTTTCAATTTTTCTTTGTAAAAGTTGAACATATTTTCATTTTTCATTTTATATATTTTCATTTGTAAAAGTAGGTTTGATGTTTGTTTCCATTTTATTAAATGAGAGATTTCAGACTTAAAAAATATTTATATAGAAAAGACGTATGCTTTGGCAAATTTGGATAGGTGACTTATGTTGACGAAAATATCCCAACAACAATATTTTATTTTCTTTTTTTACTTTCGACATGATAAGAAATTAAGAAACTCCCTACCATACTATTGTGATTGTGTTCGACTCAAATGTGGGATGATGGAGGTGATCGATTTGATTATTGGATGAAACTAATCTTGAGAGGCTTAAGTTAATTGAGAGTAATACCTCTAAACTACCATCATATACCCGAATCATATAAGGTAACTAAAAACAGACAGTAATAGACAACGTCCATAACATCTTGTAATTGAGCCCCCTCCAACACATATCCAACATATTTCACAGCCGATCCAACCACTTTCACATTAACCCAGTGAAAACCACGCACTCTTATTGCTGTATCGATAACAACATGCGATCATCTACATGCAAAAGATCAATTTATTATAAATAGTTAAGAGAAAAGAAGATATAAACCCAAAATAATAGGTCTCTTTTAAGATGAACTCATACATTTTTTATTTTATTTTACACCCACTCCACATGATGAAACTTACCATAGAGAGCATATTTCCATAATTAATAGTTTTCTTTATTTTTCGATTTATCTGATTTGACATTTAGATTGTAGAAATTTAAATTTGGTATCATTATAAGTAGAGTCCTATTGAGATTCTAATATTATAGAGGTGTCATACGAAAAGAAACATAAAGTGAACTTTCTATCTGTATATGAAACTCAAGTTAACTAGAAAAAGCAACAACAACAACAACAAAACCAACCTAACCTCAGCTTGTATGCCCGTCAATCGAGTTATGAGTGTCTTAATAATTATCAAATGTGTAAAAATTATTTAAATGTGCATATATGTACCTGCAACATATATGTTATAAATGTGTGTGTGTGTCTCACAACCATTCATAACTCGATTGACCAATGGGCTAATTGAATTATGTCAAACATGAACCGTTCATATTTTTAATAGAAAAATACAATTATGAGTGTCTTAACGATTACCAAATTAGTTGAAATTTTGCAGAGATGATATACTCATATATACCTAGATACTGGACGGTTAAAATAAGAAAATGTGATTGAAAAATAGGTCTAATAAGGAAATCCGCACCATAAGAATAAATAAGGATAATTTATTCTTATAATTTATTCTTATGGTGCGGATTTCCACTTTAGACTCACTTTTCAATCGAATTTTCACATCTCCACCGTCTAATCTTTAGATACTAATGTATAGATCATCTTTGCAAAATTTCAGTCAATTTGGTTATCATTAAGGCACTCAAATTCTATTAAACCAATGAATGAATATAATTATGTCGAACTTGAACCGTTCATGTTTATAACAGAAAAACAGTTTTGAGTGCCTTAATGATAACTAAATTAGCTGAAATTTGAAGAGATAATCTATACATTAGTATCTAAAGACTATACGGTGGAGATGTGAAAATTCGATTGAAAAGTAAGTCTAAAGTGGAAATCTGCACCGTAAGAATAAATAAGGACATCCTTACTTGAGAAAGACTGTATATATATATATATATATATATATATTCATAACCCAAGTAATATTTGATGTGCCTTAGTTCCAGAGAGTGTTCTTTACGCTCTACAAAGTTCGTTTTACTGGGATACTTGAGAAGAAGAAGATGATGAGCCAAAGAGAGAGCTGAGAAATTCATATGGATATAAGGCCTATCCGGTAACGTTGTTGAAAATGATTTTTAAAAAAATGACTATTAAAAATAAAAATGAGAAAATGAGATTGTAATTTTCAATTTTGAAAATGTA encodes the following:
- the LOC101292131 gene encoding ATP-dependent zinc metalloprotease FTSH 11, chloroplastic/mitochondrial-like, which translates into the protein MTTLQASLLLNLPLTPTLSSSSSSSSSSSLKRLHFSRNCSLLFVPNLNVSSSRNLRFSGRNTSIPCALRPENANLDQEPGFSDTHLDSDGKDSTLDEINGEDLSTGVENPEREELEAKEEVESGGEESAGVVEESGGLVGKKSWVRLPMVVFFIGLWASVRRGVEKALASEWFSWWPFWRQEKRLERLIAEADADPKDPVKQSALFAELNKHSPESVIKRFEQRDQAVDSRGVAEYLRALVVTDAIAEYLPNDESGKPSSLPSLLQELKQRASGNMDEPFVNPGINEKQPLHVLMVEPKASNKSRFTQELISTILFTVAVGLVWFMGAAALQKYIGSLGGIGASGVGSSSSYSPKELNKEVIPEKNVKTFKDVKGCDDAKQELEEVVEYLKNPTKFTRLGGKLPKGILLTGSPGTGKTLLAKAIAGEAGVPFFYRAGSEFEEMFVGVGARRVRSLFQAAKKKAPCIIFIDEIDAVGSTRKQWEGHTKKTLHQLLVEMDGFEQNEGIILMAATNLPDILDPALTRPGRFDRHIVVPNPDVRGRQEILELYLQDKPLADDVDAKAIARGTPGFNGADLANLVNIAAIKAAVEGADKLTSKQLEFAKDRIVMGTERKTMFVSEESKKLTAYHESGHAIVALNTEGAHPIHKATIMPRGSALGMVTQLPSNDETSVSKKQLLARLDVCMGGRVAEEIIFGQDHVTTGASSDLHTATELAHYMVSSCGMSDTIGPVHIKERPSSEMQSRIDAEVVKMLREAYDRVKALLKKHEKALHALANALLEYETLSSEEIRRILLPYQEGRLPEPQEEQQEEGDLVLV